From a region of the Nonlabens dokdonensis DSW-6 genome:
- a CDS encoding sigma 54-interacting transcriptional regulator produces the protein MESVQAIKQRFELIGNDPGFNRAIEKALQVAPTDISVLVTGESGVGKESIPKIIHSQSFRKHAKYIAVNCGAIPEGTIDSELFGHEKGAFTGATSTRSGYFEVADGGTIFLDEVGELPLPTQVRLLRVLENGEFLKVGSSNTQKTDVRIVAATNVKLFDAIEKGKFREDLYYRLSTVEIDLPPLRDRKGDIHLLFRKFASDFAMKYKMPTIRLDENAVSMLSNYRWSGNIRQLRNIAEQISVLEKDREINATKLRNYLPDAGKNLPAVIGGKKNSDSEFANEREILYKVLFDMKNDLNDLKKLTNELMENGNASHVREENPNLIKRIYGNHNDSEQDYEEVIDNAYDFNQEEQKSTTISSNNESSPYVEPVQTTGDRYDFAQEIVEEESLSLADKEIELIKKSLERHKGKRKAAADDLGISERTLYRKIKQYDL, from the coding sequence ATGGAAAGTGTACAAGCCATAAAACAACGTTTTGAACTTATAGGTAATGACCCTGGATTTAATAGAGCCATAGAAAAAGCTTTACAAGTTGCTCCCACAGATATTTCTGTTTTAGTGACTGGGGAAAGCGGTGTTGGAAAGGAAAGTATTCCTAAAATAATTCACTCGCAATCCTTTAGAAAACATGCTAAATACATTGCGGTAAACTGTGGTGCTATTCCAGAAGGGACAATAGATTCAGAATTATTTGGTCACGAGAAGGGTGCTTTTACAGGAGCTACTTCTACTCGATCAGGTTATTTTGAAGTAGCCGATGGCGGGACCATATTCCTTGATGAAGTAGGTGAATTGCCCTTACCAACTCAAGTGAGGCTTTTACGTGTTCTTGAAAATGGAGAATTTCTCAAAGTAGGATCTTCTAATACTCAAAAAACTGATGTGCGCATCGTGGCAGCAACAAATGTCAAGTTGTTTGACGCTATTGAAAAAGGAAAGTTTAGAGAAGATTTATATTACCGATTAAGTACTGTAGAAATAGATTTGCCTCCTCTAAGAGATCGCAAAGGAGACATTCATTTGCTATTCAGAAAGTTTGCAAGTGACTTTGCAATGAAATACAAAATGCCTACCATAAGACTAGATGAGAACGCAGTTTCTATGCTTTCTAATTACAGGTGGAGCGGTAACATCAGGCAACTAAGAAATATAGCTGAGCAAATAAGCGTTTTAGAAAAAGATAGAGAAATCAATGCTACTAAATTGCGCAACTACCTACCTGACGCTGGAAAAAATCTACCAGCAGTTATAGGGGGCAAAAAGAATAGCGATAGTGAATTTGCAAACGAGCGTGAGATCCTATATAAGGTATTGTTTGATATGAAAAACGATCTCAACGACTTAAAAAAACTCACTAATGAACTTATGGAGAACGGTAACGCAAGTCATGTTAGGGAAGAAAACCCCAACCTGATCAAGCGTATTTATGGCAACCATAATGACAGCGAGCAAGATTATGAAGAGGTTATAGATAACGCTTATGATTTCAATCAAGAAGAGCAAAAATCCACTACTATTTCATCAAATAATGAATCAAGTCCTTATGTTGAGCCTGTTCAAACCACTGGCGATCGATATGATTTTGCGCAGGAAATTGTAGAAGAAGAATCACTTTCTTTAGCTGATAAGGAAATAGAATTAATAAAAAAGTCGTTAGAAAGACATAAAGGAAAAAGAAAAGCCGCAGCAGATGATTTAGGTATCTCAGAGCGAACTCTTTACCGTAAAATAAAACAATATGATCTTTAA
- the lptE gene encoding LPS assembly lipoprotein LptE — MIFKEIRFFILVIIALSLNSCGFYSLSGVTIPDNIKTFQVDYFGYQAVLVEPGLERDFTLALQDLINDQSRLSLTPRNGDYIYQGEITRFYIAPMTATADSRAAQNRVTLEVNLRFTNTKNDEESFEKKYSFFFDYDANAQLQGSTLEAAKEVLFEQITQDIFNDTLAKW; from the coding sequence ATGATCTTTAAGGAAATTCGGTTTTTTATATTAGTAATTATCGCACTAAGTTTAAATTCTTGTGGGTTTTACAGTCTTAGCGGCGTTACTATTCCTGATAATATCAAGACATTTCAAGTAGATTATTTTGGTTATCAAGCGGTATTAGTTGAGCCAGGATTAGAAAGAGACTTCACTCTTGCTCTTCAAGATTTAATTAACGACCAGTCCAGATTAAGTCTTACACCTAGAAATGGTGATTACATTTATCAAGGTGAGATTACCAGATTCTACATCGCACCTATGACAGCTACTGCAGACAGTAGAGCTGCACAAAACCGAGTTACTCTAGAAGTAAATTTAAGGTTTACCAACACAAAAAACGACGAAGAAAGCTTTGAAAAAAAATACAGTTTCTTCTTTGACTATGATGCTAATGCCCAGTTGCAAGGCAGTACTCTAGAAGCAGCAAAAGAAGTGCTATTTGAGCAAATTACCCAAGATATTTTTAACGACACATTAGCCAAATGGTAA
- the secG gene encoding preprotein translocase subunit SecG: MTTFYIFLGLIVLVSFLLVVVIMVQNPKGGGLSSSFGGGGTQQLGGVKKTGDFLDKSTWVLSTALLVLILLASTTLIQDKATNTIDVTDPNAVEVPAEVPAPATTTTEETTSDSE, translated from the coding sequence ATGACAACATTTTATATCTTTTTAGGACTCATCGTTTTAGTATCCTTTCTACTCGTAGTAGTGATTATGGTACAAAATCCTAAAGGTGGTGGATTATCATCTAGCTTCGGTGGTGGAGGAACTCAACAATTAGGTGGAGTAAAGAAAACAGGTGACTTTTTAGACAAAAGTACTTGGGTACTTTCTACAGCGCTTTTAGTACTTATTCTTTTAGCGAGTACAACTCTTATCCAAGATAAGGCTACAAATACTATTGATGTAACCGATCCAAATGCTGTTGAAGTTCCAGCAGAGGTTCCTGCTCCAGCAACGACTACAACAGAAGAAACTACTTCAGACTCAGAATAG
- a CDS encoding co-chaperone GroES produces MALNIQPLSDRVVIEPAPAETRTASGLYVPDTAKEKPQQGKVVAVGKGKKDHDMTVKVGDTVLYGKYSGTELKLDGSDYLIMREDDILAIV; encoded by the coding sequence ATGGCATTAAATATTCAACCTTTATCAGACAGAGTAGTAATAGAACCTGCACCTGCTGAAACGAGAACCGCTTCAGGTCTTTATGTACCAGACACTGCAAAGGAAAAACCTCAACAAGGAAAAGTAGTAGCAGTAGGAAAAGGGAAAAAAGATCATGATATGACCGTAAAAGTGGGTGATACTGTGCTTTATGGAAAGTATAGTGGTACAGAATTAAAATTAGACGGTAGCGATTACCTCATCATGCGAGAAGACGATATTCTAGCGATAGTATAA
- the groL gene encoding chaperonin GroEL (60 kDa chaperone family; promotes refolding of misfolded polypeptides especially under stressful conditions; forms two stacked rings of heptamers to form a barrel-shaped 14mer; ends can be capped by GroES; misfolded proteins enter the barrel where they are refolded when GroES binds), with protein sequence MAKDIKFDIEARDGIKRGVDALANAVKVTLGPKGRNVIIGKSFGAPVVTKDGVSVAKEIELENELENMGAQMVKEVASRTNDLAGDGTTTATVLAQAIVKEGLKNVAAGANPMDLKRGIDKAVEAIVKDLEKQAKKVGDSSEMIKQVASISANNDEVVGDLIAKAFGKVGKEGVITVEEAKGTETYVDVVEGMQFDRGYLSPYFVTNSEKMTTELENPYILLFDKKISTMKELMPVLEPVAQTGKPLLIIAEDVDGEALATLVVNKLRGSLKIAAVKAPGFGDRRKAMLEDIAILTGGTVISEERGFTLENTTLEMLGTCEKVDINKDNTTLVNGSGSNDDIKSRVGQIKSQIENTTSDYDKEKLQERLAKLAGGVAVLYVGAASEVEMKEKKDRVDDALHATRAAVEEGIVAGGGVALVRAKSVLSKVKSNNADEETGISIVARAIESPLRTIVENAGGEGSVVVSKVLESKGNHGYDAKNDKYVDMLKEGIIDPKKVTRVALENAASVSGMILTTECALVEIKEDAPGGGGMPGGMPGGMGGMM encoded by the coding sequence ATGGCAAAAGACATAAAATTTGATATAGAAGCAAGAGATGGTATTAAACGTGGAGTTGATGCACTTGCAAATGCAGTTAAAGTAACATTAGGCCCTAAAGGTCGTAACGTTATTATAGGAAAATCATTTGGTGCTCCCGTAGTAACTAAAGATGGTGTAAGTGTTGCTAAAGAAATCGAGCTAGAGAACGAGCTGGAGAACATGGGCGCGCAAATGGTAAAAGAAGTAGCCTCAAGAACTAATGATCTTGCAGGTGATGGAACGACTACAGCAACTGTACTTGCTCAAGCAATTGTAAAAGAAGGACTAAAAAACGTTGCTGCCGGCGCAAACCCTATGGATTTAAAACGTGGTATCGACAAAGCTGTTGAGGCTATCGTAAAAGATCTTGAAAAGCAAGCAAAAAAGGTAGGCGACTCTAGCGAGATGATCAAGCAAGTTGCTTCTATCTCTGCAAATAACGACGAAGTAGTAGGTGATTTAATCGCTAAGGCTTTTGGAAAAGTAGGTAAAGAAGGTGTAATCACTGTTGAGGAAGCAAAAGGAACTGAAACTTATGTAGATGTTGTAGAAGGAATGCAGTTTGATCGAGGATATCTATCTCCTTATTTTGTTACTAATTCTGAGAAGATGACTACAGAGTTAGAAAACCCATACATCTTGTTATTTGACAAGAAGATTTCTACAATGAAAGAATTGATGCCAGTTCTTGAGCCAGTTGCTCAAACAGGTAAACCACTTCTTATTATTGCTGAAGATGTGGACGGTGAAGCTCTTGCAACACTTGTAGTAAATAAATTAAGAGGATCACTTAAGATCGCTGCTGTTAAAGCACCAGGTTTTGGAGATCGTAGAAAGGCAATGCTAGAAGACATCGCAATTCTTACTGGTGGTACTGTAATCTCTGAAGAAAGAGGATTTACTCTTGAGAACACTACTCTAGAAATGCTAGGAACTTGTGAAAAAGTTGATATTAATAAAGACAACACAACTCTTGTTAATGGAAGTGGTTCAAATGATGATATTAAATCAAGAGTAGGACAGATTAAATCTCAAATCGAGAACACTACCTCTGATTATGACAAAGAAAAACTTCAAGAGCGTCTTGCAAAACTTGCAGGTGGTGTTGCTGTCCTTTACGTAGGTGCAGCTAGTGAAGTTGAAATGAAAGAAAAGAAAGATCGTGTAGATGATGCACTTCACGCAACTCGCGCAGCAGTTGAAGAAGGTATCGTTGCTGGTGGTGGAGTTGCTCTTGTAAGAGCAAAATCAGTTCTTTCTAAAGTAAAATCTAACAATGCTGACGAAGAAACGGGAATTTCTATCGTTGCTCGTGCTATAGAATCTCCATTGAGAACTATTGTTGAAAATGCAGGTGGAGAAGGAAGTGTCGTAGTTTCTAAAGTTCTTGAATCAAAAGGAAACCATGGTTATGATGCCAAAAACGATAAGTATGTAGACATGCTTAAAGAAGGAATTATCGATCCTAAAAAAGTAACTCGTGTTGCTTTAGAAAATGCAGCTTCTGTTTCTGGAATGATTCTTACTACTGAGTGTGCTCTTGTAGAAATTAAAGAAGATGCTCCAGGTGGTGGAGGAATGCCAGGAGGAATGCCAGGAGGCATGGGCGGAATGATGTAA